One region of Armigeres subalbatus isolate Guangzhou_Male chromosome 3, GZ_Asu_2, whole genome shotgun sequence genomic DNA includes:
- the LOC134221879 gene encoding uncharacterized protein LOC134221879, producing the protein MFQFLILIPLLPVVTYIVLRWKHHRFYRISSELPGPANYPLIGCGHLFIGKSNEEQFAILNDITKTYPSPCRAWLGPKMFVFIDNPEDMQVVLNSTNCLEKADLYRFFRCEKGLFSSPASIWKVHRKLLSPCFSPAILSSFVSIFNTKSEILVQRLEKNIGNGAFNLFGDISRCTLDMICATTLGTNMDLQSNEGTEFIKAIEDACELINSRLYKFWLHPEWIYQKTKYYKEEKDCYLKAYKMSHKILELKQEARINLKKPSSNDKIDLKKPQIYIDQILRLAEDTDVFDDRAIRDELDTIIVGGNETSALTLSHVMLMLAIHQDVQQKVYNEIVNVLGSRDPTIAVNNDHLPKLIYTEMVMKETMRLFPVGPIVARTCTAPTRISKTTIPEGTNIVLGVYNVHRNPKHWGPDVDRFNPDNFFPERVAERHPYSFLPFSGGPRNCIGYKYGLMSMKIMLCHLLRAYRFRSPLKMEQLQLKMSITLKIANRHMVTVEKREGWQKEGAGLQYRNIRQRPLHAQRAFASYRSELNRRRQVWCANTTQAMWHTAVVWLILTVVISLCYYRWRRRKVIAMLSKMSGPRAIPFLGHVHLMREFTSGEKVFHTLMRYSSLYTSPLAAEVGPLAHIFVYTPAHIQTVLTSPYCLDKPLQYSFFKVNRAIFGAPGDLWKLQRKLFTPSFGPSILHSFVSIFNEKSSIMVDQLAKFVGKPQRNYYGEIVLCFLDTICGTAFGVDADLQRSPLGAEYAELQENFVEFVTNRLYNVSYYSNFIYTMTNTYRKDKKNFDGLMSLLVKATQIEKHENRFKISDTDNKREHDAEIKKPQIFIDKLIDEIQKDGEIKREDLRQHLLTICFAGNDTTATTMSALLLMLAMHPDIQERVFQEVMVVCPEKNQFVTMEDAAKLTYTEMVCKETMRMFPVAPMIGRVAKEDIKLDDELTIPANSTVVPCIYKVHMDPEIWGPDVKKFNPDNFLPDRATERHPYAYLPFSGGPRNCLGVRYGWLSMKILLVHILRRYRLRTTLTMDTMTIKYSIFLKIVDGCALILDER; encoded by the exons ATGTTCCAGTTCTTAATCCTGATACCGCTCCTCCCAGTCGTAACGTACATTGTGCTGCGATGGAAACACCATCGCTTCTACAGGATATCTTCCGAGCTGCCAGGACCTGCCAACTATCCATTGATCGGATGCGGTCATCTGTTCATCGGGAAATCCAACGAAGAGCAGTTTGCCATCCTGAATGACATTACGAAAACATATCCATCACCATGTCGGGCATGGCTCGGCCCCAAAATGTTTGTGTTCATCGACAACCCGGAAGACATGCAGGTGGTCCTTAACTCGACAAATTGTTTGGAAAAGGCAGACTTGTATCGGTTTTTCCGCTGCGAAAAAGGACTATTCTCCTCGCCGGCCAGTATATGGAAGGTTCATCGGAAACTGCTGTCTCCGTGCTTCAGTCCAGCAATTTTGTCTAGTTTTGTGTCAATTTTTAACACAAAAAGTGAAATATTAGTGCAGCGACTTGAGAAGAATATAGGAAATGGGGCATTTAATCTGTTTGGAGATATATCAAGATGTACCTTGGATATGATTTGTG CAACTACACTGGGTACCAACATGGACTTACAAAGCAACGAAGGCACTGAATTTATCAAAGCTATTGAAGA TGCTTGTGAATTGATCAACTCTCGGCTATACAAATTTTGGTTGCATCCCGAATGGATTTACCAGAAAACAAAATActacaaagaagaaaaagattgcTACTTAAAGGCATACAAAATGTCACACAAAATTTTGGAGTTGAAGCAAGAAGCCAGGATCAATCTCAAAAAACCTTCCAGCAACGATAAAATTGACTTGAAAAAGCCGCAGATCTACATCGATCAAATTTTACGATTGGCAGAAGATACAGACGTTTTCGACGACAGAGCGATTCGCGACGAGCTGGATACCATAATCGTTGGGGGGAACGAGACTTCGGCGTTGACTTTGTCGCATGTGATGCTGATGTTAGCCATTCATCAAGACGTTCAACAAAAGGTTTACAACGAAATTGTTAATGTTTTAGGAAGCCGGGATCCAACGATTGCGGTTAACAACGATCACCTTCCAAAACTGATCTACACCGAAATGGTTATGAAAGAAACGATGCGACTGTTTCCTGTTGGGCCAATAGTAGCCAGAACGTGCACTGCACCAACGCGCATCT CAAAGACCACCATTCCCGAGGGAACCAACATTGTCCTGGGGGTCTACAACGTGCACAGAAATCCAAAACACTGGGGACCAGATGTAGACCGCTTCAACCCGGATAACTTTTTCCCGGAGCGGGTAGCAGAGCGGCATCCATACTCCTTCCTACCGTTTAGCGGGGGACCGCGCAACTGCATCGGCTACAAGTACGGTCTGATGTCGATGAAGATAATGCTGTGTCACTTGTTGCGTGCCTATCGGTTCCGATCGCCACTGAAAATGGAACAGCTGCAGCTGAAAATGAGTATCACTTTGAAGATTGCTAACCGGCATATGGTAACGGTAGAGAAACGGGAGGGGTG GCAGAAGGAAGGTG CCGGATTGCAATATCGAAACATACGACAACGACCGTTGCACGCACAACGTGCATTTGCAAGCTATCGTTCCGAGTTGAACCGTCGTCGTCAAGTTTGGTGCGCGAATACGACACAGGCCATGTGGCATACGGCGGTGGTGTGGCTCATCCTAACGGTCGTGATATCGCTGTGCTACTACCGATGGAGACGCCGAAAAGTGATAGCAATGTTGTCGAAAATGAGCGGACCGCGTGCGataccgtttctgggacatgtGCATCTGATGAGGGAGTTCACGTCCGGAG AAAAAGTGTTTCACACTCTGATGCGGTACAGTTCTCTCTATACATCCCCACTGGCAGCAGAAGTGGGCCCTTTGGCACACATCTTCGTGTACACCCCGGCTCATATCCAAACGGTCTTGACATCGCCGTATTGCCTGGATAAACCATTGCAGTATAGCTTCTTCAAAGTTAATCGGGCTATATTCGGTGCACCAG GCGACCTTTGGAAGCTCCAGCGCAAATTGTTTACCCCATCGTTCGGACCCAGCATCTTGCACAGCTTTGTTTCGATTTTCAACGAGAAAAGTTCGATTATGGTAGATCAGCTGGCAAAATTTGTGGGAAAGCCCCAGAGGAACTACTACGGCGAAATTGTCTTGTGTTTCTTGGACACCATTTGCG GTACGGCATTCGGAGTAGATGCAGATTTGCAGCGTTCGCCCCTAGGGGCAGAGTATGCCGAACTGCAAGAAAATTTCGTCGAGTTCGTGACAAACAGACTTTATAATGTGTCTTATTACTCAAACTTCATCTACACTATGACCAATACATACCGAAAGGATAAAAAGAACTTTGACGGCCTAATGTCTCTGTTGGTAAAAGCGACACAAATAGAAAAGCATGAAAACAGATTCAAAATCTCCGACACTGATAATAAACGTGAACATGACGCTGAAATCAAAAAGCCGCAAATATTCATCGACAAACTGATAGACGAGATTCAAAAGGATGGTGAGATCAAACGAGAGGATTTGAGACAACATTTATTGACCATTTGTTTCGCTGGTAATGACACAACCGCTACCACTATGAGTGCTCTTTTATTGATGCTGGCAATGCATCCAGATATCCAGGAGCGCGTATTTCAGGAAGTCATGGTAGTTTGTCCAGAAAAGAATCAATTCGTCACAATGGAGGATGCCGCTAAGCTCACATACACTGAAATGGTTTGTAAGGAAACAATGCGAATGTTTCCGGTTGCTCCTATGATTGGCCGAGTTGCCAAAGAGGATATTAAATTGGATG ATGAATTGACAATACCAGCAAACTCTACGGTGGTTCCCTGCATCTACAAAGTCCACATGGATCCGGAAATTTGGGGACCCGATGTAAAGAAATTCAACCCAGATAATTTCCTACCGGATCGGGCGACCGAGAGGCATCCCTATGCATATCTTCCGTTCAGTGGGGGGCCACGTAACTGTTTGGGAGTACGATACGGATGGCTGTCGATGAAAATATTGCTGGTGCATATTCTGCGAAGATATCGACTGAGGACAACCCTTACAATGGACACAATGACGATCAAGTATTCTATTTTCCTGAAAATTGTGGATGGTTGTGCACTTATCCTGGATGAGAGATGA
- the LOC134224462 gene encoding glycine N-methyltransferase yields the protein MSQADTVFQSRSNGISAEGVRDQYADGKAAKVWEIFIGDKKSRTENYRNFLVEKLRDNGCKRILDVACGTGVDSIMLLEEGFEVVSIDASDKMLKYALKERWNRRKEATFDKWIIEEANWLTLYDDIEHLIGDGFDAVMCLGNSFAHLLDNYGDQREHIQAISNFEKCVKPGGLLLIDHRNYDDIMGTGATPAKSIYYNSSHTADIKTSVLYVASKPTLVTMDYIISTGKGDTSEFRLSYYPHNLNVFEETLRTIFKGPAAYEIYGDFKSIDKEANPAFYIHVVQKSK from the exons ATGTCCCAAGCAGACACCGTGTTCCAATCGCGCTCGAATGGCATCTCGGCGGAGGGTGTCCGCGATCAGTACGCCGACGGTAAGGCGGCCAAGGTCTGGGAGATCTTCATCGGCGACAAAAAGTCCCGCACGGAGAACTATCGCAACTTTTTGGTGGAGAAGCTGCGAGACAACGGATGCAAACGCATTCTGGACGTGGCCTGCGGAACCGGCGTGGACTCGATCATGCTGCTGGAGGAGGGCTTCGAGGTGGTGTCCATCGATGCCTCCGACAAGATGCTGAAGTATGCGCTGAAGGAACGCTGGAATCGTCGCAAGGAAGCCACATTCGACAAGTGGA TAATTGAGGAGGCCAATTGGCTGACGCTGTACGACGACATCGAGCACCTGATCGGTGACGGTTTTGACGCTGTGATGTGCCTCGGCAATTCCTTTGCCCATCTGCTGGACAATTATGGTGATCAGCGCGAGCACATTCAAGCTATCAGCAACTTTGAAAAGTGCGTCAAACCCGGCGGTTTACTGCTGATCGATCACAGAAATTACGACGATATCATGGGCACGGGAGCAACTCCAGCCAAGAGTATTTATTACAAC AGTAGCCACACGGCAGACATCAAAACATCGGTTCTATACGTCGCCAGCAAACCCACCCTCGTGACGATGGATTACATCATCAGCACTGGCAAGGGAGACACCAGTGAATTCCGTCTTTCTTACTATCCTCACAACCTGAACGTATTCGAGGAAACCCTGAGAACCATTTTCAAGGGCCCTGCCGCCTACGAAATATACGGCGACTTCAAATCCATTGACAAGGAGGCTAATCCCGCGTTCTACATTCACGTAGTGCAAAAAAGCAAATAG